In Zingiber officinale cultivar Zhangliang chromosome 3B, Zo_v1.1, whole genome shotgun sequence, a single window of DNA contains:
- the LOC122055027 gene encoding uncharacterized protein At2g29880-like → MDSGSTSGSLVGKGKKVEKTRCSWSAHEEEVLIQALKDVINKGWKSENGFRAGYLTLLENAMRAAIPGTNIRGNPHINSKVHVWKKTHGTLVTILSKSGVGWNDSDKTIEATDEVWETIIQSDHTTRSMRHKQWPYYQDWCDIFGNDWAIGEHAKTFTSALQDVLNMDYEVENDTTDGGDGKSMSATHTLSSKPSVGATFNSKKRKHVNEGDDAIVEVINNLATITKDTMKDLTKELATEEKISNAQEKVLDALMVISELTEEEKVLVAELLADNYNKLSLFLRLNDKGKLSLAKRLLRGG, encoded by the exons ATGGATAGTGGATCAACATCCGGGAGTCTAGTTGGAAAAGGCAAGAAAGTAGAAAAAACACGATGTAGTTGGAGTGCACATGAAGAAGAAGTTTTAATTCAAGCCCTAAAAGATGTTATCAACAAGGGATGGAAAAGTGAGAACGGATTTAGAGCTGGGTACTTGACTTTATTAGAAAATGCAATGCGGGCAGCAATCCCAGGGACAAATATACGTGGAAATCCACATATAAACTCAAAAGTACATGTGTGGAAGAAAACACATGGTACTTTGGTAACAATATTATCCAAAAGTGGAGTAGGGTGGAATGATAGTGACAAAACCATTGAGGCTACTGACGAAGTATGGGAAACAATCATTCAG TCAGACCACACCACACGATCAATGAGGCACAAACAATGGCCTTATTATCAGGATTGGTGTGACATTTTTGGAAATGACTGGGCAATAGGTGAGCATGCTAAGACCTTTACATCAGCCCTCCAGGATGTCCTTAACATGGATTACGAAGTAGAAAATGACACGACGGATGGTG GGGATGGCAAGTCAATGTCTGCAACGCACACTCTGTCTTCGAAACCAAGTGTAGGTGCAACCTTCAATAGTAAGAAACGAAAGCACGTGAATGAAGGTGACGATGCTATAGTTGAAGTCATCAACAACCTTGCTACCATAACCAAGGATACCATGAAGGATTTGACCAAAGAGCTAGCAACAGAGGAGAAGATATCAAATGCACAGGAGAAGGTATTGGATGCCTTGATGGTGATATCAGAGCTAACGGAGGAGGAGAAAGTACTTGTTGCTGAGTTGTTGGCGGACAACTATAACAAGTTATCACTATTCTTGCGCCTCAATGATAAGGGAAAGCTAAGCTTAGCCAAGAGGTTGTTGCGTGGAGGTTAA
- the LOC122055028 gene encoding L-type lectin-domain containing receptor kinase VIII.1-like: MTTSSTASALILAIILLLVAPLSPGNCASTGEGNALFFSFGGSGKNRSFATEFALYGDAEMNSSKVRVTRAANESSGLMIYWKPVRFFGTKPGFSSSFSFSVSPGNGGGLAFFLSPVSVPLEPANGDWSRLSTSVIAVKFVTAVSLVEVDVGGELLTKSSNLSDDGLLLILSRGEKLHSWIDYDGESKRIEVRLCQDKDPKEVAPSVSHSIDLSYMLWREASWVGLSSWSGNSSHGSSIYSWNFIEKSKLCTCTIPVYSALMLSSFRHSYD; this comes from the coding sequence ATGACGACGTCCTCGACCGCTTCCGCTCTCATTCTCGCCATCATCCTTCTGCTTGTCGCCCCCTTGTCACCTGGGAACTGCGCATCGACCGGAGAAGGTAAcgctctcttcttctctttcggTGGGTCTGGGAAAAATCGGAGCTTCGCCACGGAGTTTGCCCTCTATGGCGATGCTGAGATGAATAGCTCGAAGGTGAGGGTGACGCGTGCGGCGAATGAGAGCTCCGGGCTTATGATTTACTGGAAACCAGTCAGATTCTTCGGCACCAAGCCCgggttctcttcttccttctcgttCTCTGTTTCGCCCGGCAATGGCGGAGGCCTAGCTTTCTTTTTATCTCCGGTCAGCGTTCCCTTGGAACCGGCGAATGGCGACTGGTCTAGGTTATCGACCAGTGTCATTGCAGTGAAGTTCGTGACGGCAGTAAGCCTCGTCGAAGTCGATGTTGGCGGAGAACTTTTGACAAAAAGCAGTAATCTTTCCGACGATGGTTTGCTTCTCATCCTCAGCAGAGGAGAAAAATTGCATTCTTGGATTGATTACGACGGAGAATCGAAGAGAATAGAGGTCAGGCTTTGCCAGGATAAGGATCCGAAGGAAGTAGCCCCTTCGGTCTCTCACTCTATCGATTTGTCTTACATGTTGTGGAGGGAGGCGTCCTGGGTGGGTTTATCTTCCTGGAGTGGAAATTCTAGTCATGGCAGTAGCATATACTCGTGGAATTTTATAGAGAAGAGTAAGCTCTGTACTTGCACAATTCCAGTTTATTCTGCATTAATGCTTAGCAGCTTCAGGCATTCATATGACTGA